In Lentibacillus amyloliquefaciens, one DNA window encodes the following:
- a CDS encoding flavodoxin domain-containing protein, with product MGKVLLLYASMTGNTEAMANIMKETVEKRGHSVVTKTFEMDPIDVEKLTSFDGILVGTYSWDDGTLPFEVEDFYEELDETDITGMPAGVFGSGESFYPTFGGAANLMGDRLEEKQANLVPERLIVELEPDNEDILRCQKFAEVFCKMIEAKSIK from the coding sequence ATGGGAAAAGTCCTGCTGTTATATGCCAGCATGACCGGCAATACAGAAGCGATGGCAAATATTATGAAGGAAACGGTGGAAAAACGGGGACATAGCGTTGTGACCAAAACATTTGAAATGGATCCAATCGATGTGGAAAAACTCACCAGCTTTGATGGCATTCTTGTCGGGACCTATTCCTGGGATGACGGCACATTGCCATTTGAAGTGGAAGATTTCTACGAAGAGCTGGACGAAACAGACATTACCGGTATGCCTGCTGGTGTGTTTGGGTCAGGGGAGTCCTTTTATCCGACATTTGGCGGTGCGGCAAATTTAATGGGTGACCGCTTGGAGGAAAAGCAGGCAAACCTTGTTCCTGAGCGGCTGATTGTAGAACTTGAACCGGATAATGAAGATATCCTCAGATGTCAGAAATTTGCTGAAGTTTTTTGCAAAATGATAGAAGCTAAATCAATAAAGTAA
- a CDS encoding DMT family transporter, whose translation MEGFIRRNKWSAGLLILLITLIWGYAWVFMKASLNFMGPFTFSAFRFGTGTATLLIAVWLLKSGKPPRSMWKHLIVVGVLQTTIVFTFVMYGMQFVDAGKSSVLLYSMPLWSSIFAVKILGEKITPGKVLGLAVGMAGLITILGWDIFFVQDPAIIFGEMLIIVAAVSWAGANVYYRMKLEGMTQLQVSAYQMLFGTLGIFIATLFAEWGGPVKLNGESIFYILFTGVLASALCFTVWFVLLSVIDMITATLSTLLVPVFGLFFGWLILDEELTASILIGSVMIIAGIGVAQVIGKEKAEPKSDAESG comes from the coding sequence ATGGAGGGTTTCATACGGCGGAATAAATGGTCTGCTGGGCTTTTAATTTTGCTGATCACACTCATTTGGGGCTATGCATGGGTTTTCATGAAAGCCTCATTAAATTTTATGGGGCCGTTCACGTTTTCGGCTTTCCGTTTTGGAACAGGAACCGCAACATTATTGATTGCTGTATGGTTATTGAAGTCAGGCAAGCCGCCGCGAAGCATGTGGAAACATCTGATCGTCGTCGGTGTGCTGCAGACAACAATTGTTTTTACATTTGTCATGTATGGGATGCAGTTTGTCGATGCAGGCAAATCATCTGTTCTTCTTTATTCAATGCCATTGTGGAGCAGTATTTTTGCTGTAAAAATCCTGGGTGAAAAAATAACGCCGGGCAAAGTGCTCGGTCTTGCGGTCGGTATGGCTGGCTTGATCACAATTTTGGGCTGGGACATCTTTTTTGTACAGGACCCGGCGATTATTTTTGGTGAAATGCTAATTATTGTGGCAGCAGTCTCATGGGCCGGAGCGAATGTATACTATCGGATGAAACTGGAAGGGATGACCCAATTACAGGTGTCAGCCTATCAGATGCTGTTTGGAACACTCGGCATATTTATCGCAACGCTGTTTGCTGAATGGGGCGGACCTGTTAAGTTGAATGGTGAAAGTATATTTTACATATTATTCACCGGAGTCCTGGCCTCAGCCTTATGTTTCACAGTCTGGTTCGTACTCCTGAGCGTTATTGATATGATCACGGCTACATTGTCAACACTGCTTGTTCCGGTATTTGGGCTGTTCTTCGGCTGGCTGATTCTTGATGAGGAATTGACCGCCAGTATTTTGATAGGCTCGGTCATGATTATTGCCGGCATTGGGGTTGCACAAGTCATTGGAAAAGAAAAAGCGGAGCCGAAAAGTGATGCTGAATCCGGTTGA
- a CDS encoding short-chain fatty acid transporter: protein MKAITSFFDRIVQRYLPDAFLFAIILTIIVFLLGMGIMGSSPVEMIDYWGTGFWDLLTFAMQMSLIVVTGYILASTPLVRNILKKISTLANTPGQAILLVTFVASIACLINYGFGLVVGALLAIHVARRVASVDYRLLMASAYSGFLLWHGGLSGSIPLLIATEDHFLMNSIGSVPVTETLFSSFNLFIVLFLLLTLPFLNWYLMRARGPFTNTNASTWDTKEYEDDEEEPSSHEPETPAEKLENSRIISLVIGLMGLAFIIYHFVQNGFDLNLNIVNFTFLFMGILFHRTPQRFLNSVSKAVKNAGGIIIQFPFYAGIMGMMVESGLSQEMSMWFVSISNEMTLPLFSFISAGIVNFFVPSGGGQWAVQGPIMIPAALEIGADTAKTAMGVAWGDAWTNMIQPFWALPLLAIAGLKVRDIMGFCVLILFYSFIPISIGLLFF, encoded by the coding sequence GGTTGAAATGATTGATTACTGGGGCACCGGCTTCTGGGACTTACTTACATTTGCCATGCAGATGTCACTGATTGTCGTTACCGGGTACATTCTGGCCAGTACGCCTTTGGTCAGGAATATTTTAAAAAAGATCAGTACACTTGCCAACACGCCGGGACAGGCAATTTTGCTGGTTACATTTGTCGCTTCGATTGCTTGCCTTATCAACTATGGTTTTGGATTAGTCGTCGGTGCACTGCTTGCCATTCACGTTGCTCGCCGTGTTGCCTCAGTTGATTACCGTTTACTGATGGCAAGTGCGTACAGTGGTTTTCTCCTGTGGCATGGGGGTCTTTCCGGATCTATACCGTTGTTAATTGCAACGGAAGATCATTTTTTAATGAATTCGATTGGGTCAGTGCCCGTAACGGAAACACTTTTCAGCAGCTTTAATCTATTTATCGTTCTGTTTCTGCTTTTAACATTGCCATTTTTAAACTGGTATTTGATGAGAGCCCGGGGTCCTTTTACAAACACCAATGCCTCAACCTGGGACACGAAAGAATATGAAGATGACGAAGAAGAACCGTCATCGCACGAACCGGAGACACCCGCTGAAAAGCTGGAAAACAGCCGGATCATTTCACTGGTGATCGGTCTGATGGGTTTGGCGTTCATCATTTATCATTTCGTCCAGAATGGCTTCGACTTGAATCTCAACATTGTAAACTTTACTTTCCTGTTCATGGGGATCCTTTTTCATAGAACACCTCAGCGCTTTTTGAACAGTGTCTCCAAAGCTGTTAAGAACGCTGGCGGCATCATCATTCAGTTCCCGTTCTATGCAGGTATTATGGGAATGATGGTTGAATCAGGTTTATCACAGGAAATGTCAATGTGGTTTGTAAGTATTTCAAATGAAATGACTCTGCCGTTATTCTCGTTCATTAGTGCCGGTATCGTTAACTTCTTTGTTCCATCCGGCGGCGGACAATGGGCGGTCCAAGGTCCAATCATGATCCCTGCAGCGCTTGAGATCGGTGCAGATACCGCTAAAACAGCAATGGGGGTTGCTTGGGGTGATGCGTGGACAAATATGATTCAGCCGTTCTGGGCATTGCCGCTGCTGGCAATTGCCGGCTTGAAAGTCCGTGATATTATGGGCTTTTGTGTTTTGATTCTATTTTACAGTTTTATTCCCATTTCGATTGGCCTATTATTCTTTTGA